The nucleotide window TGCGGGGCCATAGCGGCGCAGGTCGCTGAACCAATCGCCCAGGCGCCCCCGTTCGGTCGTGCGATAGCGGCCGCCGGGCAGGATGAGGTCGCCGTTGCGGCTGACGATGCCCACCACTTTATAGACCGTGACGCCCGCGTTATTCGCGGCCGTGACCGAGGGGCCGTCCGAGAATCCGGCCGTGCGGGCACGCAAATTGTCGACCTTCAGATCGCGCAGAATCTCGAACCACTGCTGCATGGCCGTGGGCGAAGACTCGGATTCGGTGGCCAGCTCGACGTCGATGGTCGCCCGGCGCGGCGTTTGGGCGCGGGAAGTGCCTGCCCCCAAGGCGATAATCAGCGTCGAGAAAATGAAAACGATGCGCATCGCCGTCGATCCGCCGGGGCCGGTTATCTGCCTCTCGCGATTATAGCTTGTTGGGCGTGAGGATCGTAAATCGACGGTCTCTGGTGCCGCGTCTCCTGCCGGCGGCGGCAGAAATCTGACCGTGCCGGCGATACAATTGACAGACTATGTGCCTGCTTGCCCTCCTTTATCAGCAGATTCCCGACGCACCGCTGGCCATTGCGGCCAACCGGGAAGAGTTTTTTGATCGCCCCTTTTTGCCGCCGCGCGTCGCGGGCACGCGCTGCCGGTATTTGGCCGGTATCGATCAGCGGGCCGGCGGTACCTGGCTGGGGGTCAACGAGCGCGGCCTGGTCGTAGCGGTCACGAACCGGCCTAAGGCCATCGTGCCTGAGCGGCCGCGCTCGCGTGGCCTGCTAACCTGTGACCTGTTGGAAATGACGACGATCGCCGACGCTGCCGCGCATTTGCGGCGGGAACTGGTCTCGGGGCATTACGCAGGCGCCAATTTCCTGCTCGCGGCGGCCAATGCGGGTTTGATCTTCGAAGCGGGCGACACGCTCTGCGAAACACCGCTGCGGCCGGGGCTACACCTGGTGACCAACGGCCCGGCAAATGATCCTGCGGACTCGCGCCAGCAATTGGCGCGGGAAATGTTTGCGGCGGCTCAACCAAAGGACACGGCTTCGTTTTTGGAAATCGCCCGCCGCGTCTGCCGGCAAGGGCCCGACGCCGCGGGGCGGTCGATCATCGTCCGCCGGCCCGAGCGCGGGACGGTTTCCTCAACGCTTCTGGCAGTGACGAACGATCCCGCCCACGCGGTTTGCCAGTTCGCGCCTCGCGCGCCGGATATGGCCGACTACGAGGACTATTCCGCGGTGCTGCGCGGGCTGCTTACGGGGCGAGAGGAATGATTACTTCGCACCGGAAGAAGACTCTTGCCACAGAGGCCTCCGAGAGCACAGAGGAGGAAGCGGAGGAATGAAAGCCCTTGATTGCTTCCGCGGTCTTGGGCTCGAAACTTGGGAGTTTCTCGGTGTGCTCTGTGGCCAGGTACCTGCCCAGCACGGCCAGATCAGGCGGGGGCCGTGTCCTTCTCGTCCATATTCTTGCGGCGCGTGGGCTTATTCAGAACGTAGAGGCCTAGCCCGATGCTTAACACCACGAGAAAGTAGGGGAAGACGTAATTCGGCTCGGTCTGCTCCGCGGCGTCGGGGATACCGGCCCCGCCCCGTCCGCTAGGCTCGTTTTTTTTCCCTTGCGCCAGCGCCGGCGTCGCGAGGATGGCCAGGCACGCAGCCACGAGCAGGGATCGCAACAGGGTCCGCAGCATGTTCAACATCGTAGAGTCGCGGGCCTCTTGGCCCTTCATAGCAAGGCTTCGACCGGCTGTGCGAAGCGGCGAAATTGCTCGACCGGCATCGCTACCGTGTCCCAGCGGGGAGAAATCTGCCGCGCGTAAGTGGCATAGTACTCGAGTCGAATCGCGACGAACCCGTACAGGGCCCCGTCGTATTCGAAAAGTTGCTTGCGCTCCAGCGGCGCGCGGTCACCATGAATATTGTAAGCAAACACGAATAGCGCCGCAAACCGCTCGCCGAACAGCTTCTCCCACCGCGACAGGCTGGTCAGATCGTCGCGCGTCGACCAGTTCTTCCAGTACTGCTTCTGCTCGCCCGAGGGGAATCGCCGCCCCTTCACGTCGACCAGCCAGGAGTACCCACTCGACGAGGAAACGATGAAGTCGAGGCTCTTGAGCGACGCGTCGGCCGCCAGCGTGCGGCGTGCTTCGTCGACGGCCACGTACGGCACCTGGCGCGCCCGCAGATATTCTTCGAAAGCCGCTTCGTAGTGATTGTCGCGGTTCATCGTTCCATCTGCGATTCAAAAGGCATCCACAGATTCACAGATTAACGCAGATTAAGAAACAAAGCACCTGAGCCGGCCGATTGATCGGCAGCTCTCCTCCAAAAATCCGCGTCCATCTGCGTAATCTGAGGAAGTATTCTTCTTTGAAACGACTTCGATTCTGTCGACTACTTCTTCTCTGACGTGAGCAATCGGTGCAATTCGGCGACTAGCTGTTTTGCGCCATCGGCCAATGACGCCGTGGCCGTCTCGCCGGTCGACAGCAGCTTAACCTGGCAGACGTTGTCGGCCAATTCATTCTCGCCGATGATGATTGCCACGCTAAAGCCGCGACGGTCGGCGTATTTCAGTTGCTGGCCCAGCTTCTTGGCCTCGGGGTAGAGTTCCACGCCGAAGCCGGCGCGACGCACTTGCGCGGCCAGCGCGAGATAGTGCTCGAGCAGCTTGGCGTCGAACAGCGGGATGAAGATTTCGGCCGGTGTCGACACCTGCTCGATCATGCCCAGCTCTTCCATGCCGGCCAACAGACGATCCAAGCCGAGCGATGCGCCCACACCTGGCAGTTGTTGGCTCGTGTACAGCTCGGCCAGGTTATCGTAGCGCCCGCCCGAGCAGACACTTCCCAGCTTGGGCAACCGATCGAGAAATGTCTCGAAGACGACCCCGGTGTAATAATCGAGTCCCCGAGCGATCGAGACGTCGAGCTTCAATCGTCGCGCGGGAAGGCCAGCAGCTTGAGTCGCGTGCAACAGTTCGGCCAGCCGTGCCGCTCCGGCCTGGCCGGTCTCGCTGCCGGCGACCAGTGGCGCCAGTTCCGCCAAAACGCGCTCGTTTTCCCCCTGCAACTCGGCCATCTGCACGACTTGCCGCGCCTGCGTTTCGCTCGCGCCGGCCGTGGCGACGATCTCTTCCACGACCTTTTGTGGACCGATCTTGGCCAGCTTGTCAATCGCCCGCAAGACGGCTACGGACTGCTCGGTCAGGCCCGCGCGCTCGAGCAGTCCGCGCAGCACCTGCCGGTTATTGATGTGGATCGTAAAGTCTTCGAAGCCGATCGCCCGCAGCAGGTCGTGCATGACCAGCACGGTTTCAATATCCGAGGCGATGCCCTGCGTGCCGATCGTATCGAAATCGCACTGCATGAACTCGCGGTACCGGCCGTGCTGCGTATTCTCGCCGCGCCATACGGTGGCGATGTGGTAGCGCTTGAAAGGCATCCCCAATTCGTTGGCATGCTGGGCCACGAAACGAGCCAGCGGCACCGTCAGGTCGAAACGCATGCCGACCCAGCGCTCGCCCGGGTCTTGAAAGCGGTACAGTTGCTTATCGGTTTCGTCGCTTCCCTTGCCGGTCAGGATCTCCAGGTATTCAAGCGCGGGCGTATCGATCGGGCTGAAGCCGTACGAACGGTAGACGCGCCGCGCGATCTCCATGATCCGCTCGCGCGGAATCGCGGTAGCGGGCAGGTAATCGCGAAAGCCCTTCAGCGTGCGCGGCTCAATGCGTGTCGGACGGTTCAAGACGAGTGCTTCCCAAATTCATTTCAGGCGATCTAGCTTGCCTCGCGCTGCCAGGGAGGGGCAAGGGGAGGGTGACTTCTTTCGCGGCCAAGGTATGCCGAACACATCGAACGAATGGTCGATTTGCTTTGATGGCGTTCTCTTGGCGGCCGCAATGGGACAGTGAGTACGCGCCGAACCGCTCCAGCCACGCTTCACGCAAGGATTGGCAGCAGCGGTGGCCGGCGGCTGCGGAAACTGTGGCCGCTGTCGCGCGGTAGCACGACCTCCATGTATTCTTCGACCTGCTCCGGCGTTTCGAAGTATTTCTCGTACACCCAATCGTCTTCGTATTCGCAATTGTCGGTGGAATAATCGCGGCAGATTTGCGGCCGCGTTTCATAAATCCCGCAGCGGTTGTCGGGACGCAAGTGACGGCACTGCGAGTAGACCAACAGGTACCAACTGCCATCCTCGACGAACACCGTGGCGTTATGGTGCAACAAGTACCAACGGATGTAGTCGAAGTCCTGCTGCGTTTCCGGAGTGTCGATCGGCGCCGCCAGGTAATTGCAGCACTTGGCCGGGCAGTGATCGCACAGGCATTCGCCCACGGGCAATTCTTCGCGGCGGATCTTCCGCTTCACGGTCGTTTCCATGCATAGGCCTTCGGAGGCTCGGTGATAGGCCCGCCGGTCCGTCGCGGCGCGAGACATCGCTCGGCCGGCGAACAAGCGGCCGATCCAGGGTATCAAAACCCGCGCGAACCGCCTAGGAGTGGGCGGTAATTGCCAAGAGCGCGCATGCGGGACGTGAGTGACGAGGTGCCGCCGGAGCGTCGATCAGTCGATGATTACGTCGCCCGACAAGCTGCCAACCGACGCGCCGCGGAACGCCGCCACGCGGTTGCTCGCCGGCGCGCCGATCACGGCCCCGGCGATCGCCGTCCCGTCAATCGAAGCGCCTTCGAGCAAGCGGCGGTTGGGCCCGATGCAATTGCGCGCCAACCCGACCGCCGCCAGCGCGCGAATCGTCAGGTAGGTGATGTCCACTTCGTACCAGCGATGTCCGTGGGCGGCGCTGCGCTGGTCGGCGTGATGGTTGTTGTGCCAACCTTCGCCGTTGGAAATGAGCGCCACGAACCAATTGTTGCGGCTGTTTTCGCCGGTCTCGTAGCTCCGATAGCCGCAAATGTGCGTCAGCGAATTCACGCTCCAGGTGATATGCCACACGGCGACGGTTCGTACGAAGACGCCCCACACGAGTACACTCGCCCCGAATTGCACGGCGGCGGCTCGCGTATCTCCGGCCAGCAGCGCGAATCCCAGCCCGGCCAGAAAGAAGATCGCTGCTTGTAGCATATTGATTTGCAGCCACAGCAGATTCCGCTCGAGCCGCATGTAGAACGGGTCGCGAAGGATGTCGCGCGCATAGCGATCGCAGGCACCCGCGGATTTCGTGGCGTGGTTCTCCACGAACAGCCAGCCCATGTGCCCCCACAGAAAGTTCACCAGCGGCGAGTGAGGGTCGGGCTGGTCGTCCGAGTGCTGATGATGAATGCGGTGGGCGATGACCCAACGGGCCGGCGAATCCTGCAGGCAACAGACACCCAATAGGGAAAGCGCGTGTTCCAGCCACTTCGGACAATCGAAACTGCGGTGCGTGAGCAGGCGGTGATAACAGAGATTGATGCCCAGCGTGCCGAAGACGTACAAACCGGCCACGGCCAGGCAAACGCCTGTCCAGGAGAAGAACCAGGGGAAGAGAGCCAGCGTCGCCAGGGCGTGGTATGTACCCACGCCCGCCACGTACGTCCACAACACGCGGCTGCCCGCCGCCGTGGCCGGACGCGACATGGGCGACGAGAGCTTCGCCTTCGTGGTCAGGACCGAGGATGCAAGTGAGCTGCGCGACGTGAAATGCGGCGGCATGAATTCGCACCTGAAAGCGTTACGGAGGAATCCCGAAGGCCCGACGTCCTGGAACACGCCGGATGGAATTTCTTACCTAAGTTCTACCGATGAGCAGAGAATTTGACGAATCTTTTCTTGCTAGCGTACTTTCCCGGGGATTGTTACCCAGGGCAAACATGGGTGAACGGCAAGCGTGAGTTTTTGGTAAAACGGCTGTCTAGCCAGCAAAACCTCGCTTGATTCGATCCGTTGGTCGTGACTATCGTGCATGCCACCACGTCACGTGCGCGCACCGCGACCGCAAATCACCAAATCGAGAGGTCTAAGGATGGACCGAGATACCCGACCCGCGTCGGCCTCCTCGGGCCGACAGGAAGTCAGAGCAAGAGAAGTCAGCCGCCGCCTGCGGATCGATCGTGCACATGCCCCCGTGTCACGGCCGATATGGACATACTCGACGCCCGGCGAACGCGGCTCCAACTAATCGCTACACATCGCAGAGATCGACCGCTGTCGCCACCGCACGGCTTGACGCACCGCTACAGCTTGCCAAGCGGCGTCGAATGTTGTGCCCCTTCCGCCCGATGCGGGCAAATCCTCGCACGTTCGCGATGTCGATCTGGCTCCTGCAGCCGCTTGACTCACCCGAGAACGACGCCCTAGGCGTCATGACCCCGTTCGTGCCTTGCCAGGGCGAGTGCTAAGCTTACCTGCCGGCGCCGTGGTGCGGCTTTTTCCGAAGCCTCGCGAAACGGCGGCAAGCTTTCCATCGCCCCGAGGATTTCAAAGCCTTCTGCCATGCAAGTTCACATCACCGCTCTCGGGCCGGACAACTGCGGGCTGGCCGATCCGATCGTGCATTACGTGACGGGCCAAGGCGCCAATATCGCCGAGATCCAGATGTACGATCACGATGAGGAGCGCGTCTTCGCCATGCTCTTGCGCGTACAGTTGGCCGCCGATCGGCTGCCGGCCCTGCGCGAAGCGATGCGCGAGATCGGCACGCGCACCGGGCTGTCGATCCGCGTCTGGTCTCCTGACGAGCGTGCCGACCGCCCGCGCCTCGCGATTTGCACCACCCTGCGGCACGAGCCGGCACTGGCGCTGTTGCGCGCCCTGCGTGACGGGCGGATCAAGGCCGATGCGGCGCTCATGCTGGGCAATCGCCCCAATTGCCGCTCGCTGGCCGAGCAATTTGGCGTCGACTGGCACGCAATCGGCGACGAGCAAGGCGCGGCCGATGACGAACGCATGATCGCGCTGTGCGACGAGTACAATGTCGACTACATCGTCCTGGCCCGCTATATGCGCGTGCTCCCGCCGTCGAGTTGCTGGAAATACGCCGGTGGGCGGATCATCAATCTGCACCACGGCCTGCTGCCGAGCTTCCCGGGCATTCGACCGTATCACGAGGCTTTCGCCAGCCGCATGTTGACCTACGGCGCGACGTGCCACTTTATCGTGCCCGACCTCGACGCCGGCAACCAGATCATCCATCAAGCGACGTTCACCGTGCCGCCCGGCATGCCGCTGGATGACATCATCCGCATCGGGCAAGAAGATAACGAGCCGAATTGCCTCGTCGAAGGGGTGCGGCGCGTCGTCGATCGCGAAGTGCGCTTGCACTTCCATCGCGTCGTGGCTTCGAAATAGCCGCGCGCGAAACTAGCGTTTCTTTACGGCTCGGTTCTTCGTGGTCAACTATCAGCCCGAAGCGCCAGCGAGGGAAAGAATCGCATGGAATCCCTCGCTGGCGCTTCGGGCTGGTATCAAAAGCGCCGAATCTGCTCCAGGCACCAGCGTATCTCGCGCGAGGCCAAGAGCAGATACGCGGCCACGCCCACCGCGATTTCGGCGAGCAATAGCGCGGCCGGCCCCAAGGCGACCTGACTCACCAGAATCACGCGGGTGATGAGAACGATCGCACCCATACCAAGCGCCGCCAGGGCGGGTCGAGCCAGTTGCCTTGTCCAGTCGGCCGGTGAAACGTCGACCAACCGCAAGCAGAACAGCATGTACGGCAAGAAGAGGATCAGGCAGGTCGTGAGCGAAAACCCCCACGCCATGCCGAGCATGGGCGGCAGCCAATCGTGCGCGGCGTCCGAAACGTCGGACGGGATCCAATGCACGCCTGGCATGGCGTCGCCGATGGCGCGGCCGGCCAGGTAACCCGCCAGGAGCCCCGGGACCAGGGCGGCGAGCATGGCCAGCGAGCCGACGAGCATGGCGCGCCAGTGCCCGGCCGAGATGAAGATCGTGCCGGCCATGTTGATGAAGCCCTGCACGAGGATCGTGGCCGCCAGGATCATCAGGAGCGGTCCGGCGTCGACCCATTGCGGACCTCCCAGGGCCAACATGGTTTCTCGGCCGACGATCATCAGGCCGATGCCTGCGGGGAAGCTGGCCACGGCCAGCAGTCGCTGAAAGCCGAGGACGATCTGACTGTAGTTCGGCGGATCGTGGGCGGCCCGCGACAGCGCCGGCAGCATGATGCTCGTCAGCGGCGTGGTGAGCACGACGATCGGCTTGGTCATCACGTTGTAGGCCTGGCTGTAGAAGCCCAGCGCTTCGCGCCCGAGCAAGAAGCCGACCAGGATTTTGTCGGCATTGGCGAGCAGATTCAGCACAATCTGCGTGGTCGTGAAGTAACCACCGAACCGCAAGGTGTGCTTCACTGTTTCACGTCCGCGACTCAGCGACGGGCGCCAAGGTTCCAGGTACCAGGCCAGGACGGCCAGCGCCAGTAGTTCGACGTATTGTTGAATGACCAGCGCCCACACGCCCCACCCCGCCACGGCCAAGGCAATGGCCAGCAGGCCGCCAATTCCCTGGCCCGCCAGCCGGCAAGCAGCGGCGCTTCCCAGCCGGAGGTTGCGTTCCAAGAGCGCGATATGCTGCAGCCCGACGGCGCTGGCCAGGCTTGTTGCCGCCAAGGCCACGAGCACGATCCTCACCTGCGGCTCGCGATAGAACCAGGCGACGGCGGGCGCGACGGCTGCGGCGGCCACGGCCGTGGCCGTCCCCAGCGCCACGTGCAGCCAGAACAAGCGCGAGATCAAGGCAGGGGTCAAGTCGCGCGATTGCACCGTGGCCACGTTCATGCCCAGCGACGTGAAGACGCGCAAAAACATGATCACCGGCAGCGCCATGCCGATCAGCCCGAAATCGCCCGGCGCGATTAGGTGGTACAGGCTCGCCAGCACGATGAGCGAGATCAAGTGCGACGCCAGTTGGGCGAACAACGTGCGCCGGCTGCCGTGGCGCACGGCCTCGCGCAAGCCTTTTCGCGAAAAGGCCGGATTGAGCGCGTCGCTGTTTTCGATCCGCTCGCTGGACATGAACTGTCGCGCCCTTGTGGGACGCGTTTGCGGCCACACTGACTCGGGAGATCAGAACGCCCGCGGCGCTTGGTGAGCCGTGAACGTCCTGCCGAAATATAGCTCGGCACGGCGAAAATCGAACGCACACCGCGCGATGTGCAGCCACCCTTTAGCGGCTGACTGCGTTCCGCTCGAGCGCTTCGCGCACCTTAGGATGGACGATCTCGCCGCCACGCGCCACGAGTGTCTCGCGCGTGATCTCGTCATCCGTGTCGAGTTCCAGCTTGCCGGCCTTGACCAGATGCGCGAGCAAGCTCGCGACGTTTTTGGCATACATCTGGCTGGCGTGCATGGGGACCGTCGACGGCAGGTTATCAGGCCCCAGGATCGTCACGCCGCGATGCACGACCGTTTCGCCGAGCCTGGTCAACTCGCAATTGCCGCCGCGCTCGGCCGCGAGATCGACAATCACCGAGCCGGGCTGCATGACTTCAACCATGTCGGCAGTAATCAATAGCGGCGCTTTGCGCCCTGGCACCGCCGCGGTCGTAATCACCACGTCTTGTCGCGCAAGGGCCGTGGTCAACAGCTCGCGCTGGCGACGATAGAACGATTCGTCGAATGCTTTGGCGTAACCGCCGGCATCCTGCGCCCCGGCCGTCTCCAGTGGCAGCTCGAGGAATTTCGCGCCCAGGCTCTGTGCCTGGTCCTTCACGTCGGGGCGCACGTCGTACGCTTCGACCACTGCGCCCAAGCGGCGCGTGGCGGCGATCGCCTGCAGGCCCGCCACGCCGACGCCGAGAATCAATGCCCGGGCCGGCAACAATGTGCCGGCCGCGGTCATCATCATGGGAAACATCTTGGGAAGCGCGGCGGCGGCCAATAGCGCCGCCTTGTAGCCGGCCACGGTCGCCATGCTCGACAGGGCATCCATCGATTGGGCGCGCGTGATCCGCGGGATCATCTCCATTGCCAAGACGCTGACGCCGCGGGCCGAAAACTGCTGTAGCGCCTCGGGAGCGCCCAAGGGTTCGCAAAAGGCGATGA belongs to Pirellulales bacterium and includes:
- a CDS encoding NRDE family protein, with translation MCLLALLYQQIPDAPLAIAANREEFFDRPFLPPRVAGTRCRYLAGIDQRAGGTWLGVNERGLVVAVTNRPKAIVPERPRSRGLLTCDLLEMTTIADAAAHLRRELVSGHYAGANFLLAAANAGLIFEAGDTLCETPLRPGLHLVTNGPANDPADSRQQLAREMFAAAQPKDTASFLEIARRVCRQGPDAAGRSIIVRRPERGTVSSTLLAVTNDPAHAVCQFAPRAPDMADYEDYSAVLRGLLTGREE
- a CDS encoding YkgJ family cysteine cluster protein: METTVKRKIRREELPVGECLCDHCPAKCCNYLAAPIDTPETQQDFDYIRWYLLHHNATVFVEDGSWYLLVYSQCRHLRPDNRCGIYETRPQICRDYSTDNCEYEDDWVYEKYFETPEQVEEYMEVVLPRDSGHSFRSRRPPLLPILA
- a CDS encoding fatty acid desaturase — protein: MPPHFTSRSSLASSVLTTKAKLSSPMSRPATAAGSRVLWTYVAGVGTYHALATLALFPWFFSWTGVCLAVAGLYVFGTLGINLCYHRLLTHRSFDCPKWLEHALSLLGVCCLQDSPARWVIAHRIHHQHSDDQPDPHSPLVNFLWGHMGWLFVENHATKSAGACDRYARDILRDPFYMRLERNLLWLQINMLQAAIFFLAGLGFALLAGDTRAAAVQFGASVLVWGVFVRTVAVWHITWSVNSLTHICGYRSYETGENSRNNWFVALISNGEGWHNNHHADQRSAAHGHRWYEVDITYLTIRALAAVGLARNCIGPNRRLLEGASIDGTAIAGAVIGAPASNRVAAFRGASVGSLSGDVIID
- a CDS encoding HYExAFE family protein, which codes for MNRDNHYEAAFEEYLRARQVPYVAVDEARRTLAADASLKSLDFIVSSSSGYSWLVDVKGRRFPSGEQKQYWKNWSTRDDLTSLSRWEKLFGERFAALFVFAYNIHGDRAPLERKQLFEYDGALYGFVAIRLEYYATYARQISPRWDTVAMPVEQFRRFAQPVEALL
- a CDS encoding formyltransferase family protein, producing MQVHITALGPDNCGLADPIVHYVTGQGANIAEIQMYDHDEERVFAMLLRVQLAADRLPALREAMREIGTRTGLSIRVWSPDERADRPRLAICTTLRHEPALALLRALRDGRIKADAALMLGNRPNCRSLAEQFGVDWHAIGDEQGAADDERMIALCDEYNVDYIVLARYMRVLPPSSCWKYAGGRIINLHHGLLPSFPGIRPYHEAFASRMLTYGATCHFIVPDLDAGNQIIHQATFTVPPGMPLDDIIRIGQEDNEPNCLVEGVRRVVDREVRLHFHRVVASK
- the hisS gene encoding histidine--tRNA ligase, encoding MNRPTRIEPRTLKGFRDYLPATAIPRERIMEIARRVYRSYGFSPIDTPALEYLEILTGKGSDETDKQLYRFQDPGERWVGMRFDLTVPLARFVAQHANELGMPFKRYHIATVWRGENTQHGRYREFMQCDFDTIGTQGIASDIETVLVMHDLLRAIGFEDFTIHINNRQVLRGLLERAGLTEQSVAVLRAIDKLAKIGPQKVVEEIVATAGASETQARQVVQMAELQGENERVLAELAPLVAGSETGQAGAARLAELLHATQAAGLPARRLKLDVSIARGLDYYTGVVFETFLDRLPKLGSVCSGGRYDNLAELYTSQQLPGVGASLGLDRLLAGMEELGMIEQVSTPAEIFIPLFDAKLLEHYLALAAQVRRAGFGVELYPEAKKLGQQLKYADRRGFSVAIIIGENELADNVCQVKLLSTGETATASLADGAKQLVAELHRLLTSEKK
- a CDS encoding Re/Si-specific NAD(P)(+) transhydrogenase subunit alpha, with the translated sequence MKCGVVRETYPGECRVALVPAVLPTLTKAGITLVLEAGAGEAAGYPDKLYQDQGAAIVTRREEVFSGADVLVQVRALGANCEAGITDLGLVRAGQTIIAFCEPLGAPEALQQFSARGVSVLAMEMIPRITRAQSMDALSSMATVAGYKAALLAAAALPKMFPMMMTAAGTLLPARALILGVGVAGLQAIAATRRLGAVVEAYDVRPDVKDQAQSLGAKFLELPLETAGAQDAGGYAKAFDESFYRRQRELLTTALARQDVVITTAAVPGRKAPLLITADMVEVMQPGSVIVDLAAERGGNCELTRLGETVVHRGVTILGPDNLPSTVPMHASQMYAKNVASLLAHLVKAGKLELDTDDEITRETLVARGGEIVHPKVREALERNAVSR
- a CDS encoding lipopolysaccharide biosynthesis protein, translating into MSSERIENSDALNPAFSRKGLREAVRHGSRRTLFAQLASHLISLIVLASLYHLIAPGDFGLIGMALPVIMFLRVFTSLGMNVATVQSRDLTPALISRLFWLHVALGTATAVAAAAVAPAVAWFYREPQVRIVLVALAATSLASAVGLQHIALLERNLRLGSAAACRLAGQGIGGLLAIALAVAGWGVWALVIQQYVELLALAVLAWYLEPWRPSLSRGRETVKHTLRFGGYFTTTQIVLNLLANADKILVGFLLGREALGFYSQAYNVMTKPIVVLTTPLTSIMLPALSRAAHDPPNYSQIVLGFQRLLAVASFPAGIGLMIVGRETMLALGGPQWVDAGPLLMILAATILVQGFINMAGTIFISAGHWRAMLVGSLAMLAALVPGLLAGYLAGRAIGDAMPGVHWIPSDVSDAAHDWLPPMLGMAWGFSLTTCLILFLPYMLFCLRLVDVSPADWTRQLARPALAALGMGAIVLITRVILVSQVALGPAALLLAEIAVGVAAYLLLASREIRWCLEQIRRF